One window of Acidimicrobiia bacterium genomic DNA carries:
- a CDS encoding glucosyl-3-phosphoglycerate synthase has protein sequence MASALHARSLAEEKRRRGLHVSVCLPARNEAPTVGGIVATVRGTLTERVGLVDEVVVLDDGSEDDTAAAAAAAGGRVFPVAAVLPELPAGEGKGNALWKSLFVTEGDLVCFLDADVRNFAPHFVTRLLEPLILDPAVGFVKGHYARPLHGDPNGGGRVTELVARPLLSALFPALARIRQPLGGEYAARRELLEVLPFVEGWGVELGLLIDVADRFGLDAIAERDLGVREHRNRSLDELGPQALAVLLTGLRRAGVAPVDVSSALVRSGAGVADVAVPVRERPPIVTVPAYRAKFGRELSA, from the coding sequence ATGGCCTCAGCCCTGCACGCCCGGTCGCTCGCGGAGGAGAAGCGGCGGCGAGGGCTCCACGTCTCGGTCTGCCTCCCGGCCCGCAACGAGGCCCCCACCGTGGGGGGGATCGTCGCCACGGTCCGGGGCACCCTGACCGAGCGGGTCGGGCTCGTCGACGAGGTGGTGGTCCTCGACGACGGGTCCGAGGACGACACCGCGGCGGCCGCCGCGGCCGCCGGCGGTCGGGTCTTCCCGGTGGCGGCCGTGCTCCCGGAGCTGCCGGCGGGCGAGGGCAAGGGCAACGCCCTGTGGAAATCACTGTTCGTCACCGAGGGCGACCTCGTGTGCTTCCTCGACGCCGACGTGCGGAACTTCGCTCCGCACTTCGTGACCCGCCTGCTCGAGCCGCTGATCCTCGACCCCGCGGTCGGGTTCGTGAAGGGCCACTACGCGCGCCCGCTCCACGGGGACCCGAACGGCGGCGGCCGGGTGACCGAACTCGTGGCCCGCCCCCTCCTCTCGGCGCTCTTCCCGGCCCTGGCTCGGATCCGCCAGCCCCTCGGCGGCGAGTACGCGGCCCGCCGAGAGCTCCTCGAGGTGCTCCCCTTCGTCGAGGGGTGGGGCGTCGAGCTCGGCTTGCTCATCGACGTCGCCGACCGGTTCGGGCTCGACGCCATCGCCGAGCGGGACCTCGGCGTGCGGGAGCACCGCAACCGCTCGCTGGACGAGCTCGGCCCGCAGGCGCTGGCGGTGCTGCTCACCGGTCTGCGTCGGGCCGGCGTCGCGCCGGTCGACGTCTCGAGCGCGCTCGTGCGCTCCGGCGCGGGCGTCGCCGACGTCGCCGTCCCCGTGCGGGAACGGCCGCCGATCGTCACCGTGCCCGCCTACCGGGCCAAGTTCGGTCGGGAGCTCAGCGCCTAG
- a CDS encoding glycerate kinase, protein MSVDVAVACPDKFRSTLTASEAAAAIARGLEAAGFDEVRQLPLADGGEGTLDALLAGGGGRRRVRVTGPLGDPVDAEYGMTPGGLAVVEMARASGLALVERNDPLRASTRGTGELLGAVARAGARRALVGVGGSATTDGGLGALDALGWSLGALDVTVACDVTTPFLEAAAAFGPQKGATEAQVALLRRRLERLALEYERRTGVDVTGLEGGGAAGGLAGALAAIGARLEPGFEVVAAEVGLEDALDGATLVVTGEGRLDVTSFAGKVVGGVLEWAAELGVPHRAVIAGQATAEAREELSVRGPAQLLVLTERVWQAGEAFDRAATLVEESAIEAGRVARGGGARR, encoded by the coding sequence GTGAGCGTGGATGTCGCAGTCGCGTGTCCTGACAAGTTCCGGAGCACGTTGACGGCCTCGGAAGCCGCGGCGGCGATCGCGCGGGGCCTCGAGGCGGCCGGGTTCGACGAAGTCCGCCAGCTCCCGCTCGCCGACGGCGGCGAGGGGACGCTCGACGCGCTTCTCGCCGGCGGCGGCGGCCGCCGGCGGGTCCGGGTCACCGGCCCGCTCGGCGACCCGGTCGACGCCGAGTACGGGATGACCCCTGGCGGACTCGCGGTCGTGGAGATGGCGCGCGCGAGCGGGCTCGCGCTCGTCGAGCGCAACGACCCTCTCCGCGCGTCGACCCGGGGCACCGGTGAGCTGCTCGGCGCGGTGGCGCGCGCCGGCGCGCGCCGCGCCCTCGTCGGCGTCGGGGGCAGTGCCACGACGGACGGTGGGCTCGGCGCCCTCGACGCGCTCGGTTGGTCGCTCGGCGCCCTCGACGTGACCGTCGCCTGCGACGTCACCACGCCGTTCCTCGAGGCGGCGGCGGCGTTCGGCCCCCAGAAGGGCGCGACCGAGGCGCAGGTCGCGCTCCTCCGTCGCCGCCTCGAGCGCCTGGCCCTCGAGTACGAGCGGCGGACCGGTGTCGACGTCACCGGGCTGGAGGGCGGCGGCGCCGCCGGCGGCCTGGCCGGCGCGCTGGCCGCGATCGGCGCGCGCCTGGAGCCTGGCTTCGAGGTGGTCGCGGCCGAGGTCGGGCTCGAGGACGCGCTCGACGGCGCCACCCTCGTCGTGACCGGCGAGGGACGGCTCGACGTCACCAGCTTCGCCGGCAAGGTCGTCGGCGGCGTGCTCGAGTGGGCCGCCGAGCTCGGCGTGCCCCATCGAGCCGTGATCGCCGGACAGGCGACGGCCGAGGCTCGCGAGGAGCTGTCGGTGCGCGGCCCGGCGCAGCTGTTGGTGCTGACCGAGCGGGTGTGGCAGGCCGGCGAGGCGTTCGACCGAGCCGCGACCCTCGTCGAGGAGTCGGCGATCGAGGCCGGCCGGGTGGCGCGGGGCGGCGGCGCTAGGCGCTGA
- a CDS encoding glycosyltransferase — protein MLERVPLLEKELDHYADVVGPEVVAEIHRAAEPLQGARVLHISATAYGGGVAELLATHVPLLRSVGLESEWQVLHGSDEFFAITKQVHNALQGADIDWTPQMQRVYLERILDNALLLEDGWDFVVVHDPQPVALLHFLRAHPDLSGDRTRWVWRCHIDLTAADPTVWEFFRPFVELHDASVWTLEEFVPASLKMERILHRPPCIDPLSVKNLDLATPFCIELTRQYGIDPARPIMCQISRYDPWKDPVGVIEAFRLVREQVPDAQLLLAGSMATDDPEAFRVWEETEQARAGDRDIYLLSNLHQVGSVQINAFQRIATVVVQKSLREGFGLTVSEALWKGRPVVGGDAGGIKLQVMDGYDGYLVHGIEDCARRVIDLLADPVGADALGSQGREHVRANFLATRELLDWLQLFGDLR, from the coding sequence ATGCTCGAGCGTGTCCCCCTTCTCGAGAAGGAGCTCGACCACTACGCCGACGTCGTCGGCCCCGAGGTGGTCGCCGAGATCCACCGGGCGGCCGAGCCGCTGCAGGGGGCCCGGGTCCTGCACATCAGCGCCACCGCCTACGGGGGTGGCGTCGCCGAGCTGCTCGCCACCCACGTTCCGCTGCTGCGGAGCGTGGGCCTCGAATCGGAGTGGCAGGTGCTCCACGGCAGCGACGAGTTCTTCGCCATCACCAAGCAGGTGCACAACGCGCTGCAGGGCGCCGACATCGACTGGACGCCCCAGATGCAGCGCGTCTACCTGGAGCGGATCCTCGACAACGCGCTGCTCCTCGAGGACGGCTGGGACTTCGTCGTCGTCCACGACCCCCAGCCGGTGGCGCTGCTCCACTTCCTTCGGGCCCACCCCGACCTGTCGGGGGACCGGACCCGATGGGTGTGGCGCTGCCACATCGACCTCACCGCCGCCGACCCAACGGTCTGGGAGTTCTTCCGGCCCTTCGTCGAGCTTCACGACGCGTCGGTGTGGACACTCGAGGAGTTCGTGCCGGCGTCGCTGAAGATGGAGCGCATCCTCCACCGACCGCCCTGCATCGACCCGCTGTCGGTGAAGAACCTCGACCTGGCCACCCCGTTCTGCATCGAGCTGACCCGCCAGTACGGGATCGACCCGGCGCGGCCGATCATGTGCCAGATCAGCCGCTACGACCCGTGGAAGGACCCGGTCGGCGTGATCGAGGCCTTCCGGCTGGTCCGCGAGCAGGTGCCGGACGCGCAGCTGCTCCTCGCCGGCTCGATGGCGACCGACGACCCCGAGGCGTTCCGAGTCTGGGAGGAGACCGAGCAGGCGCGCGCCGGCGACCGCGACATCTACCTCCTCTCGAACCTGCACCAGGTGGGGTCGGTGCAGATCAACGCCTTCCAGCGCATCGCCACCGTCGTGGTCCAGAAGTCGTTGCGAGAGGGGTTCGGCCTCACCGTGAGCGAGGCACTGTGGAAGGGCCGGCCTGTGGTCGGCGGCGACGCCGGCGGGATCAAGCTGCAGGTGATGGACGGCTACGACGGCTACCTCGTCCACGGGATCGAGGACTGCGCCCGGCGCGTCATCGACCTGCTCGCCGACCCGGTGGGCGCCGACGCCCTCGGCTCCCAGGGCCGCGAACACGTGCGGGCCAACTTCCTCGCCACCCGCGAGCTGCTCGACTGGCTGCAGCTGTTCGGCGACCTGCGGTGA